The Periplaneta americana isolate PAMFEO1 chromosome 2, P.americana_PAMFEO1_priV1, whole genome shotgun sequence genome has a window encoding:
- the LOC138694407 gene encoding uncharacterized protein codes for MGWLTQMFVAFIGVCIITCQIEGDFNAERSRPTTSGSNLELTKSEQQQKDVKPLIVGEFRFISKDGTSQYLLAASDDGGDLKVLSVKNSSDVPRSSGVLDKYQNQPPGQEDVIRLSEPNRVGRTANPRGFDQEYNSESRSQEDSHVRQSRQNREGYRYENPNNSVRGGSRDKSYDFEGNVYATKNYNTANNFREYERGQSNNRGGTRECNCNRDQAEDTRGSFQGQQSFSNQFRGNTYSEQRNINRGGFQRTNEGPSRTKLPIPVYGTPNIGAPQTRPSENRLTQFSGQGRSEEVPRGNNRPSFQSEFNQRTYLPPTRPSSPPQFNNRPAPPPPPPLKQRPLPPPPPPFKQRPLPPPPPQFYQRPSPPPQFYQRPSPPPQFNDRPSPPPQFNQRPSPPPQFSQGPYEPPGQPQALPNDRDFVGQPEFSPRRPDEGQFDGFVQGQQDVSSDTRFDGGFSQESEFRQHSDRVSSGQVSQGSQSGQIVPQERNYPIGLRIFVKPGPSLAERFLGTKLPGEQRTEDEGFTVVGDVDIPYNTSNSYVDAGLYSVNTYSRTVADFFEN; via the exons ATGTTCGTTGCGTTCATTGGCGTCTGCATTATAACCTGTCAAATAGAAGGAGATTTCAATGCTGAAAGGAGTCGTCCGACGACGTCTGGATCCAATTTGGAACTCACCAAGTCTGAACAGCAGCAGAAAG atgTGAAACCCCTCATCGTAGGAGAGTTCAGATTCATAAGCAAGGACGGCACGTCACAGTATTTATTGGCAGCTTCCGACGACGGTGGCGACTTGAAAGTCCTGAGTGTCAAGAATAGTAGCGACGTCCCTC GCAGCAGTGGTGTACTAGACAAATACCAAAACCAACCACCCGGTCAAGAAGATGTAATACGCCTCTCGGAACCCAATAGAGTTGGTCGAACAGCAAATCCACGGGGATTCGATCAAGAATATAATTCAGAATCGAGATCTCAAGAGGATAGCCACGTAAGACAATCTCGTCAAAACAGAGAGGGCTATCGCTACGAGAACCCAAACAATTCTGTGCGCGGAGGTAGTCGTGATAAATCTTATGATTTCGAAGGAAATGTTTAtgcaacaaaaaactataatactgCAAATAATTTTAGAGAATATGAAAGAGGGCAATCAAACAACAGAGGAGGCACGAGAGAATGTAATTGTAACAGAGATCAAGCGGAAGATACCCGAGGCAGTTTCCAAGGTCAACAAAGTTTTTCAAACCAATTTAGGGGAAATACATATTCAGAGCAAAGGAATATTAATCGTGGAGGATTTCAACGAACTAATGAAGGACCATCCAGAACAAAACTCCCGATTCCTGTTTACGGTACTCCTAACATAGGAGCTCCCCAAACAAGACCATCGGAAAACAGACTAACCCAATTCTCTGGTCAAGGACGGTCAGAAGAGGTGCCAAGAGGAAACAACAGGCCTTCATTTCAATCCGAGTTCAACCAAAGAACATATCTACCACCAACAAGACCTTCGTCTCCACCTCAATTTAATAACAGGCCTGcacctccacctccacctccGTTAAAACAGAGACCTTTACCTCCACCTCCACCTCCGTTTAAACAGAGACCTTTACCTCCACCTCCACCTCAATTTTATCAAAGACCTTCACCTCCACCTCAATTTTATCAAAGACCTTCACCTCCACCTCAGTTTAATGACAGACCTTCACCTCCACCTCAATTTAATCAAAGACCTTCACCTCCACCTCAGTTTAGTCAAGGACCTTATGAACCACCAGGACAACCTCAGGCACTACCAAATGACAGAGATTTTGTAGGGCAACCTGAATTTTCCCCGAGACGTCCTGACGAAGGACAGTTTGATGGATTTGTACAGGGACAACAAGACGTTTCTTCTGATACAAGATTCGACGGAGGGTTTTCACAAGAGTCAGAATTTCGGCAGCATAGTGACAGAGTATCTAGTGGGCAAGTATCGCAAGGCTCTCAGAGTGGGCAGATAGTTCCTCAGGAGAGAAATTACCCAATTGGTCTCCGTATCTTTGTTAAACCAGGTCCGTCATTGGCGGAAAGATTCTTGGGTACCAAGTTACCGGGTGAGCAACGGACAGAAGACGAAGGATTCACGGTAGTAGGGGATGTGGATATTCCATACAACACCTCAAATAGTTACGTTGATGCTGGCTTGTATTCTGTGAACACATATTCCAGAACTGTCGCTGACttctttgaaaattaa